The Streptomyces sp. ICC1 DNA window GAGGGCGGACAGGCGGAGCCGCCGATGGTGACCTGCTTCATCGAGCTCAGGTCGCGCGGGTTGGCGGTGACCTCGGCGAGCAGTCCCTGCCAGATGGTGGGGACGGCCGCGGCGTGCGAGGGCTTCTCCCGTTCGATCATCTCGGCGAGCGGGGCGGGCTGCAGGAAGCGGTCCGGCATCAGCATGTTGATGCCGGTCATGAAGGTGGCGTGCGGCAGGCCCCAGGCGTTGACGTGGAACTGCGGGACGACGACGAGGGTGGTGTCCTTGTCGGTCAGGCCCATCGACTCGGTCATGTTGACCTGCATCGAGTGCAGGTAGATCGAGCGGTGGGAGTAGACGACGCCCTTGGGCTCGCCGGTCGTGCCGGAGGTGTAGCACATGGCCGCGGCCTGGCGCTCGTCCAGCTCGGGCCAGTCGTAGGTGTCGGGGCGGCCCGCCAGGAGCTCCTCGTACTCGTGCACGCGCACGCCGAGGCCCTCCAGCGCGGAGCGGTCGCCGACGCCCGCGACGACCACGTGCTCGATGGTCGGCAGGTGCGGCAGCAGCGGCACGAGGAGCGGCAGCAGGGAGCCGTTGACCAGGACGACCCGGTCGACGGCGTGGTTGACGACGAAGACCAGCTGCTCGGGAGGGAGCCGCAGGTTCAGCGTGTGCAGGACGGCGCCCATGCAGGGGATCGCGAAGTACGCCTCCACGTGCTCGGCGTTGTTCCACATGAGGGTGGCGACGCGGTCGTCCTGCCGGACGCCGAGCTCGTCGCGCAGGGCGTTGGCCAGGCGGGTGGCACGGACTCCGATCTCGGCGAAGCTGCGGCGGTGCGGCTCGGCCTCCCCCGTCCAGGTCGTGACCTGTGACTTCCCGTGGATCGTCATCCCGTGCTGCAATATGCGGGTGACGAGGAGTGGTACGTCCTGCATGGTGCTCAGCAAAGCGTCCTCCCGGTGAGCGCTGCGGCGCTGCGGCGGCTACGGATGCTGCCGATTCTGCGCACGTACCGGTCGGCATGTCACTACCCAGCGGTAGAAACAGCGGGAGAAAGAGCCCGGAGAGCCCGGATGAGCCCCGATGTTTCACGTGAAACATCGGGGCGGCGGGACCCGGCTCAGCGTTTCACGTGAAACATCGGGGTGGCGGGACTCGGCTCAGCGGACCGGGGTCAGTTCCGGGTCCTCGCGGAGCTTGACGAGCGCCCGCGAGACGGCGCTCTTGACCGTTCCGACGGAAACTCCGAGCAGCTCGGCGGTCTGGACCTCGCTCATGTCCTCGTAGTAGCGCAGCACGACCATCGCCCGCTGCCGGTCGGGCAGCCGGGTCACCGCGCGCCACATCGCGTCGCGCAGCGCCTGTGCCTCGGCGGGATCGGCGGCGGGCGGCTCGTCGGACTCGGGGAGCTCGTCGCAGACGAACTCGTCGACCTTGCGCTTGCGCCACTGGCTGGTGCGGGTGTTGACCAGGGCCCGGCGTACGTAGCCGTCGAGGGCGCGGTGGTCCTCGATGCGGTCCCACGCGACGTAGGTCTTGGCCAGCGCGGTCTGGAGGAGGTCCTCGGCGTCGCAGGGGTTGGCCGTGAGTGAGCGCGCGGTGCGCATCAGGACCGTGCCGCGGGTCCGTACGTACGCCGAGAACGACGGGTACGGCGTCGGATTCGAGGCGAGCGTGCACACAGGCGTGGTCATGGCTCCACGCTAGGAGCGGAGCGGCTCCGTGGGATCGGCCGCAAGTGCCGAAGAGGGGTCCGCCTCAGGTTGTAGGGGTGGGGCCAGCCCCACCTCCTGAAGGTGGAGGAGGCGGGGCTTCCGGCAGGATCCGAACGGTCGCACGGAGCTTCGCGTGCCGTGCGGGGCGGGTCAGCCG harbors:
- a CDS encoding long-chain fatty acid--CoA ligase, whose translation is MLSTMQDVPLLVTRILQHGMTIHGKSQVTTWTGEAEPHRRSFAEIGVRATRLANALRDELGVRQDDRVATLMWNNAEHVEAYFAIPCMGAVLHTLNLRLPPEQLVFVVNHAVDRVVLVNGSLLPLLVPLLPHLPTIEHVVVAGVGDRSALEGLGVRVHEYEELLAGRPDTYDWPELDERQAAAMCYTSGTTGEPKGVVYSHRSIYLHSMQVNMTESMGLTDKDTTLVVVPQFHVNAWGLPHATFMTGINMLMPDRFLQPAPLAEMIEREKPSHAAAVPTIWQGLLAEVTANPRDLSSMKQVTIGGSACPPSLMEAYDKLGVRVCHAWGMTETSPLGTMAHPPAGLSAEEEWPYRLTQGRFPAGVEPRLVGPAGDVLPWDGESAGELEVRGTWIAGAYYGGASGEPTRPEDKFSADGWLKTGDVGVISPDGYLTLTDRAKDVIKSGGEWISSVELENALMAHPDVAEAAVVAVPDEKWGERPLATVVLKEGATVDYAGLRAFLGRSIAKWQLPERWTVIEAVPKTSVGKFDKKVIRKQYADGALDVTKLD
- a CDS encoding SigE family RNA polymerase sigma factor, with amino-acid sequence MTTPVCTLASNPTPYPSFSAYVRTRGTVLMRTARSLTANPCDAEDLLQTALAKTYVAWDRIEDHRALDGYVRRALVNTRTSQWRKRKVDEFVCDELPESDEPPAADPAEAQALRDAMWRAVTRLPDRQRAMVVLRYYEDMSEVQTAELLGVSVGTVKSAVSRALVKLREDPELTPVR